In Lactococcus paracarnosus, a genomic segment contains:
- a CDS encoding endonuclease MutS2 — protein sequence MNNKILVTLEFDQIKAQVSQSLSTSQGQAEMQDLAPITDRDRIQKWFAELVEFGYIIQENGPVPLANTADLTEILRRIELDASLASQEFAKIKKVLRLVNETRRFFENAVNVSFPVLSQTLDKFVDVGYLLGLLQIIDSAGALADTASSHLFSLRQTIKKSDSDVKKILAEILSKSQDHLTENIITIRQGRPVLAVRSDGKNKIPGVVHDMSASGQTFYIEPNRVVTLNNDIAQKRIEEKNEVARILRELAEAIKPHIPDMRQNTWLIGQIDLINAKYRYQLANKATIPTISDHKAIKLYDARHPLIDPKTVIANDLFFDQTLETIVITGPNTGGKTITLKTLGVAQLMAQSGLPILAGHGSQVGIFTEIFADIGDEQSIAQSLSTFSSHMTNIVKILGQVDHKSLVLFDELGAGTDPKEGAALAISILDFLKARHAKTLATTHYPELKAYGVETEGVENASMAFDLDNFKPTYRLVQGVPGRSNALEISRRLGLDSSILTEAAGFLTEDEHDVNVMIASLEKKNQDLTISVTNIRTLEKENKLLHQDLSKSVETFKRDREKALNEARQEAQDIVKVAIDEADTILKHLQDKSLLKPHEIIEAKHQLGELAPELVDLSKNKVLKKAKAKRGLKPGVEVLVLSYNQRGNLIRLAKDGRWEVQMGLITTKLSEDEFDPIESEEITKKVKTKAVKKTVTSHIQAQLDLRGTRFEEAQKQLDDYLDQALLANLHQITVVHGIGTGVIREMVREYLQRSRHVKSYTYAPQNAGGSGATIVTLK from the coding sequence CGAATTAGTAGAATTTGGTTATATCATCCAAGAAAATGGTCCGGTACCATTAGCTAATACAGCAGATTTGACGGAAATCTTGCGTCGTATCGAGTTAGATGCGAGTTTGGCAAGTCAAGAATTTGCAAAAATAAAAAAAGTTCTGCGTCTGGTAAATGAAACGCGGCGTTTTTTTGAGAATGCAGTAAATGTTAGCTTTCCTGTTTTGTCACAAACACTCGACAAATTTGTCGATGTGGGGTATTTGCTAGGCCTCCTACAAATCATCGATTCGGCGGGTGCGCTTGCGGATACCGCCTCAAGTCATTTGTTTAGTCTGCGCCAGACAATCAAAAAAAGTGACAGTGATGTCAAAAAAATATTAGCTGAAATCTTGTCCAAATCTCAGGATCATTTGACCGAAAATATCATTACCATCCGTCAAGGACGGCCAGTGCTTGCTGTCAGAAGTGATGGTAAGAATAAAATCCCTGGCGTCGTTCACGATATGAGTGCCTCAGGTCAGACCTTCTATATCGAGCCAAACCGAGTGGTCACACTAAACAACGATATCGCCCAAAAAAGGATAGAAGAAAAAAATGAAGTAGCTCGGATACTGCGAGAACTTGCGGAGGCCATAAAACCCCATATACCAGATATGCGACAAAACACCTGGTTAATCGGACAAATCGACCTTATTAATGCAAAATACCGCTATCAGCTGGCTAACAAAGCCACGATACCGACTATCTCTGATCATAAAGCAATCAAGCTCTATGATGCCAGACACCCCTTAATCGATCCAAAAACAGTCATCGCAAATGATCTTTTCTTTGATCAGACACTGGAAACGATCGTCATCACTGGGCCAAATACAGGTGGTAAGACGATTACCTTGAAAACACTTGGTGTCGCACAGCTGATGGCACAATCTGGTCTACCTATCCTAGCAGGTCACGGCAGTCAGGTCGGCATCTTTACAGAAATTTTTGCCGACATAGGTGATGAACAATCCATCGCCCAAAGCCTGTCAACGTTTTCAAGTCACATGACCAATATCGTTAAGATATTAGGGCAAGTTGATCATAAAAGTCTTGTCTTATTTGACGAGTTGGGTGCAGGCACTGACCCCAAAGAAGGGGCAGCCCTTGCGATTTCAATCCTCGACTTTCTAAAAGCTAGGCATGCTAAAACACTTGCGACAACGCATTACCCTGAACTAAAAGCGTATGGCGTTGAGACAGAAGGTGTCGAGAACGCCTCTATGGCTTTTGATTTGGACAATTTTAAGCCGACTTATCGCTTGGTACAAGGTGTACCTGGACGCTCAAACGCTTTGGAAATTTCAAGACGTTTAGGCTTGGACAGCTCGATATTAACTGAAGCTGCTGGCTTTCTGACAGAAGATGAACATGATGTAAACGTCATGATTGCCTCATTAGAGAAAAAAAATCAAGATTTAACAATATCAGTCACGAACATCAGGACACTTGAAAAAGAAAATAAACTGTTGCACCAAGACTTGAGCAAGTCAGTTGAGACCTTTAAGCGTGACCGTGAAAAAGCCTTAAACGAAGCACGACAAGAAGCACAAGATATCGTCAAAGTTGCGATTGATGAAGCAGATACGATTCTAAAGCATCTACAAGACAAGTCCTTGTTGAAACCACACGAAATCATAGAAGCAAAACACCAACTCGGTGAACTAGCTCCTGAACTTGTTGATCTGTCAAAAAACAAAGTCCTTAAAAAAGCCAAAGCAAAACGTGGCCTTAAGCCAGGCGTGGAAGTCCTCGTCCTATCCTATAATCAGCGTGGTAATCTCATCAGACTGGCTAAAGATGGGCGCTGGGAAGTTCAGATGGGCTTGATCACCACAAAACTATCAGAAGACGAGTTTGATCCGATAGAGAGCGAAGAGATTACTAAAAAAGTTAAGACCAAAGCCGTTAAAAAAACAGTGACTTCCCATATTCAAGCCCAGTTAGATTTACGTGGCACTCGATTTGAAGAAGCCCAAAAGCAATTAGACGACTATTTAGACCAAGCTTTACTCGCTAATCTGCACCAGATTACTGTCGTCCACGGTATCGGTACAGGGGTCATACGTGAGATGGTCCGTGAATATCTCCAACGGTCGAGACACGTCAAATCCTACACCTATGCCCCACAAAATGCAGGCGGTAGCGGAGCGACGATCGTGACCTTGAAGTAG